In Trichomycterus rosablanca isolate fTriRos1 chromosome 20, fTriRos1.hap1, whole genome shotgun sequence, one DNA window encodes the following:
- the LOC134334638 gene encoding ubiquitin-associated and SH3 domain-containing protein B-like, producing the protein MQQDGKVKIRVEPGLFEWTKWVSGNSLPAWISPIALAAANLSVDTTYRPHIPITKLSVSESCDTYMSRSYRVTKDILAGCKNKGNNLLIVAHASSLEACTNQLRGHTPNNTKDFIQIVRKIPYLGLCACEEQETGVWKLVDPPILPLTHGPNHSFSWRETLQH; encoded by the exons ATGCAGCAGGATGGAAAGGTTAAAATCAGAGTGGAACCAGGCCTGTTTGAGTGGACTAAATGGGTCTCTGGAAACTCTTTACCTGCATGGATATCACCCATAGCTCTTGCTGCAGCCAACCTTAGTGTGGACACGACGTACAG ACCTCACATACCCATTACTAAACTGAGTGTGTCCGAGTCCTGTGACACCTACATGAGTCGCAGCTACAGAGTGACCAAAGACATCCTGGCAGGATGcaaaaataaag GAAACAATCTCCTTATCGTGGCCCATGCTTCCTCTCTTGAGGCCTGCACCAACCAGCTCCGAGGCCATACCCCAAACAACACCAAAGACTTCATCCAGATTGTTAGGAAG ATTCCATACCTGGGTCTGTGTGCATGTGAGGAGCAGGAGACAGGTGTATGGAAGCTGGTGGACCCACCAATCCTTCCTCTCACACATGGACCCAATCACAGCTTCAGCTGGAGAGAGACCCTACAGCATTAA